The genomic window TAATTTAACAAAAATATAATCCCGGTTGATCCATCTGTCCTGAATTAAATAAAAGAATGTTGTATTTTTATTAACCCAAAATCATAACACTTCATGAATATGCCAGACGGTAACAACCCTCACGATATAAAAGCAGTATTTTTTGACATCGACGGAACACTGATCAGCTTCAAAACCGGAAAAATACCCGAATCTACTCAGAATGCCTTACAGAAACTCCGCGAAAAAGGAATTAAAGTTATTGTAGCCACCGGACGGTCCATCAATTCCCTGCACCACATCAGCCACCTAGAATTTGACGGTTTTATCACCTTTAACGGCGCTTACTGCGTTACGACTTCCCATGAGCTGATTTCCAGATATACAATTGACCCGGCTGATATTAAAAGCCTTGTCCGCTATGCTGCCGAATCGCCGCTGAGCTACTCCTTAATGTATGAAAACAAGGTGGAGATCAATGATGCCACACCTGAGGTCGTGGGAATGTATGCCCATGTAAATCTTCCCGTACCACCAGTTCATGACCATGAGAATATCGATACGGAGAATGTGCTTCAGGCCAATATCTTTCTACGGCCTGAAGCCGAGGAAAAATTTATGCGTGAGGTGATGCCGAACAGTATATCTTCACGGTGGACCCCTCTTTTCGCCGATGTAAATGCGGGAGGAATTACCAAGCAGCTGGGCATAGAAAATTTTTGCCGGTATTTCGGGATCGATACGGATGATACGATGGCTTTCGGGGACGGCGGAAATGATATTTCGATGCTTAAGTTTGTGAAAATAGGTGTTGCCATGGGGAATGCCAATGATCAGGTAAAGGAAATTGCCGATTTTGTAACCGAGGAAGTGGATGAACACGGTATTGAGCATGCGCTGCTTCGCTTTGGCTTATTATAGAATCCGCATAATTTTGAATAAAATTTGAGTGAAAACTTGTTTTGTGGTATTTGTTTTAAATTAATTTTTAAAAAAAGGCACAGTATATGTATAGCATAAATCAAATCACTTAAAATTTTAAATTATGAGAAGTATATTATGGTTAGTCGCAGTTATCTGTATAGTAGTGTGGCTTTTAGGAATGTTGGGTGTCGTACCTGGAATGGATACAGGATATTTAGTTCACATCTTGCTGGTTATCGCCATCATTGTGGTTCTTTACAATCTTATCTCCGGCAGAAGGCCCCTCGATTAGATTAATGTAGAAACTGAAAATACAAAGCTGGAAATGGAGTTTCCAGCTTTTTTATTGTTATGATGCAAAAGTTACATGAGCTTTTTATACATGAGATACATTATATTTAGTTACTCTCGTTGTACATATTTTAGATCACAGAAGAAGAAAAATCTAAGATTTTCATTGCGTAATGCTTCACTGCTATTTGGTTACGACACTTAAAGCCACCCAAAAATTTATAAAAATCCATCAAATCTACAGAAGACTTCCGTGTTATAGGAATTCATCCTAAATCTTTACGGTCTATCTCTCATACTATGTTGAGATCCCCTGCGGGGATGACAAACGAAGTAGTGAAATTTTTCAGCTGTTATAATTTCTGTTATTCTGTCATATACTTCGTGATCTAAATAAGTAAAACGGTTCCTGAAGGCCCCTGCCATCAATATACACTTATTAAACCTCCAGCTTCCTTCATCCAGCTTCCAGCTGTAAAAACAACCATCCGTGAAATCTCTGGAAGATTTATTCTGCTATTTTTTACCGCCTGTTACGCCCAGTTTCGCCTTCACTGCGGGAGTGATGTCTTCTCCTCCATCCATATAAGCGATGTTGCTTCCCTGGGAACTTGCCACATCAAATACATAAGCCAGTCCTTTTTCTTTGGCCACTGAAGAGATGGTAGAAGCTACTTTCTGCTGGATTGGTGTGAACAGTTCAGTCTGTTTTTTGCTGATATCCTGTGCTGCTTTAGTTCTTGCGGTTTCGATATCTTTACCTAATGTCTGAAGTTCGGTCTGTGCAGCGGTTAATTCTTTAATTACCGCTTCCTTATTGGCTTCGCTGATGGTTTTTTCTTTATCCTGCGCAGCTTTAAGCTTGGTCTGGTAACTGGTGATCATTTTTTCAATATCACCCTGCTTGGTTTTTGTGAAAGTATCCAAAGAGGCTTCTGCAGTTTTAGCTTCCGGAAGGTTATTGAAAACATCGTCGGAGTTGACATGTCCTATTTTCTGCTGTGCGTTTACCAAATTAGAGGTCAGGAAAAGTCCTGCGGCTAAAGAAAATGTTGTGATTAACTTTTTCATCTTATTATTTTTTTTAAATTTTTGTTCTAAAAGTCAGCAAATATAATAAATATAACTACATACCTAGTTGTAAATGCCGGGATGTTTGATTTTTTATTCGCCTTAAATGAAGTTTGAGATGAAAACAAAGGCGCGTGGTCATACTGTGCCTGTCGAAGAAACTCCCATTTTATCGGCGGATTGGGAAAAACTTCCAGTATCCAGCCTCCCTCTTCCTGCCTTTTAACAGGTTCATAGAAATCAAAAGAAGCCCGAAGAAAAACTCCGGACTTCTATTGAAAGAATTAGTAAGTCTGTATTGATCTGAAAAGAAAAATCAGAAATTATAACGGATTCCCAGTTGCCCCTGGAATCTGGAAGCAAACTGATCGATCGTATATGGAAGTCCCGGCGTCTTGAAGTTGTAGACCGGATCTCCCGCAGAAGGCTGTCCTGTGGCCACGTTTCCTACCTTCGTTAAACCGACACTCGCTGTCGAGTTAAAGGTATTCGGTACAAAATACACTTTCCCCCAGTCTTTATTCAGTAAGTTCGTGAGGTTGATAATGCTGAATGAGATCTGTAAGCTGCTTTTGGATTTTTCGCTGAGTCTTATTTCATCCATAATCCTGAAATCAGCCTGGATATTCCAAGGGGTGAAATCGCCGTTTCTCTCCGTGAATTTTCCTCTTCTGCTGTTCAGGTAGTCATTCCCGCTGATGAATTTTTCATAATCTGCTACCTGCTGCTGTGCTGTCACTACAATATTTCCTGATGCATCTTTGATCGGAGCTATGTATTTTGCCGCTTCTGTTGCATCCTTAAAGATATAGGCAAGACCTGCCGCCTGTCCGCTGTTGGCAATCGTACTGTTTACAAATCCCCATGAGAAAGGGTTTCCGGACTGTGCATTAAAGTACACATTGGCAGAAAGCCTGTTCGATTGGGAAAGCGGTACGGAGTATCCTAAGTTGGCGACGATCCTGTTCTTGATAGCGAAGTTGGAAGTTGAAAGTTTAGGGTCATTAGGCGTAAGAGACTGGTTCATCTGCCAGTTGCTTTCCATGGAGTTCCGGATTCCATTCGTAATATCTTTTGCATCCCCGTAGGTATATGCAACAAAGAAATTTAAACCGAAATTATATGCCTTGGAAAGCTGAGCGGTTACATTGTAACGGTATCCTTCTTTCGTATTGGAAAGCATATAGGCATTGGAGAAATTGCTGTTGATATTGGTTGTATAAACGGGCATTTCATGGTTCGTATCATAGCTGAAATACGTTACATTGTCGGTCTTGTTTACCTGCTGGAATTTCAGGTCGTACAGCACTTTCGTGTAGATTCCTTCCAGGGTAAATTTATATCCGGATAAAGTATAATCGAAAGCCAGTGAGCTTCTCCATACCCGTGGCATTTTAAAATTGTTATCAATTAAATCCACCTGTACTTTGGAGGAGTTCTGCCATTTCGGGAAGTTCCCGCTTACCAGCGGATCTCCGTTAGCAGCAAGCTGAGCGGCAGTCGGAGCATTGTAATCATAACTTCCGAATCCTACACCGTCGTTATAATAAGCATAACCGAGCCATGCGAAAGGAATTCTTCCTACGAAAATACCGGATCCTCCTCTCATGATCAGCGACCGGTCCTGCGTAAGGTCTAAATTAAATCCTAATCGCGGGGAAATGGTAGGTTTGTTAAGATAGTCGTTGGTTAGCTGGCTTAGAGGTGTGTACGTATAGGTGTTTCCGTAATACGGATCGGCAGGCGAACTGGTTACTTTCGGGCTCAGTACCGGCTTATTCGGAAGATCGGTATAATCAATTCTCACACCCGGCGTCAGTCTCAGCCTTCCCCAGTTGATTTCATCCTGAAGATAAGCGGACAGCAGATTTACTTTATAATGCGCGTAAGGGTTATCAAATAAATCCTGTCTGTTTTCTCCGGCTAAAGAATAGGTTCCTCTGATCCTGGCAGGATTTGAATTGTAAAAATCATTTAAACTTTTATAGGAAATCCTTCCATTCAGGGCATTTACAAAACCATAATCAATGTTGTACAGCTCATTATGTGTTCCCAGTAAAAATGTATGATGTCCCGCTTTATACGTCAGGTTATCTGTAATTTCAAACGTTTTCTGTCTCATGTTGAAAACCGTTGCTTCCCGGTCGTTTCCGAGCAGGATGGTTCCTCCGTTATAGGCAATTTCTACCTGCGGGAACATCGCATTCTGGGAAGTCGGATCCCTGTAATCGTGGATGGATGAGTAGCCCAGCACCAAATTGTTGTTCAACCGGTCGTTAAAACGGCTTTTCAATTCCAGGGTTGTAGAGGAAGACGTATTTTTCTGCACGAAATCCATGCTTGAGAAACGGAAGTTCGCACCGTCTCTCTCTAAATTGGAAGCATGGGAAAATACCGTATTGTTTTTAATGGATAAAGTATGCTTATCGTTAATTTTCCAGTCCAGTTTATTGAACAGTTTCGAACTTTCGGAGAAATTGGTGTACTGATCGAAAGTTCCGGTATTGAACCCATATTTATTCCGTACAAAATCTGAAATCTGCTGGGCTACGGAACCGCTGACAAGCGAACCCTGGTCTCCGGCGTTATAAAAAACTGGATCCGTTCTTTTCGTATATTCCATATTCGTGAATAAGAAAAGCTTGTCCTTAATAACAGGCAATCCTACCCTTCCGCCGTAAATATAATCTCCGAATGAGTTTGGCATCTTTGAATTGTCGCCCACCCGGTTCTTTCCGGTAATCCAGGCATTTCTGCCGTAGAAATACATAGAACCTTCCGTGTTATTGCTTCCGCTCCGGGTAACGGCATTGATACTTCCTCCCAGAAAATTCCCCAATTTTACATCATAAGGAGCGATATAGACCTGCACATCCTGGATGGCATCCAGACTAATGGAATTGGAACGGGTGCTGCTTCCGGGCATTCCTGAAGTTCCGGTCTGTCCTCCCAGTGAAGGGCTGAACCCGATCGCGTCATTGTTAATAGAACCGTCAATAGTCACGTTGTTGTAACGGAAATTCGTCCCGTTGAAAGAGTTATTGGCACTTTGAGGAACAAGCTTCGTGACATCCTGAATACCGCGGTTGATATTGGGCAATCCTGAAATCTGTGCCTGGCTGATTCCTACGCCGAATTTTGCGGCAGTCGTTCTTTTGGAAGTCAGTTTCACTTCATCAATTACTTTTTCCCTGTTGCCAAGCTCTACTACCGGAAGGTCGTTGTTTCCGAGGGAAAGCTGCACATTGCTGTTGGAATACACTACATTTGCGCCGTCTGTCACCTCAATGGTATAAGGCCCACCCGGCTGCAGGTTGTCTAAACTGAACTGGCCGTTCTTGTTGGTTTTGGTTTCAAAACTGCTGTTGGTTGGGATGTGGGTTACTTTGATGGTCATTTCGGAAGAGGTTCCTTTTAGTCTTCCGAAAATTTTAGAGCTGGTTTCCTGCGAGAAAGCTAGGCTGAAAGATAACAATGCAATAGCACAGATTATTTTTTTCATTTTTTTATACTTCAAAATTGTATGGCAAAATTATTCAGAAGTAAATTTTCAGGCCGTTAACATACGGATAACATTGTATCACAAAATATTTAACAGATCCTTAAAAAAAAATTAAAAATCATTGCTTGCATATATAAATTAAATTGTTTTTGAATTTAATTATTGTCAAAAACCTACTATTGATCGGCTGTTGGCTTTTTAAGTTTAATTTAAGTTTTTTTTAACCGTAAATTTAAATCCTTAAAACAAAAAACCTCCCCGATTGGGAGGCATAAATAATATCTTCTGATGATTAGTTAGGAACCTGTGCTTTTTCGTAAATTAATCCTTCGGATTTCAATTCTTTCCAGAAATCGGAAGAGATATTTTCTTTCCAGGCTTTTACATTGTCTTCCACCTGTTCCGGCTTGCTGGCTCCCGGGATGATTGATACAAATTCATCAGCTGCAAGAACGAACTGAAGCGCTGCATGGGTAATGGTTGTCCCGTATCTTTTGGCAATTTCCTCAATCTTTTCACGTTTTTCTGTCATGCCTTTCGGGATCACATCTTTATAGTTATACCTTGGCCTGCCGTTGATAAATCCGGAATTGTATCCTGCTCCGGAAACGAGCTTCACACCGGCTTTTTTTACAGCAGGAAGCAATCGGTCAATCGCGTCCTCATGTTCAAGGATTGAATATTGCGTTGCTGAAAGACAGATGTCCGGATCGGCAGAATCCAGGCAGTCCAGGATCGGCTCTATTTTATTAACGCCCATTCCCCAGGCTTTGATTACGCCCTGTTCTCGAAGTTCAGATAATACTTTAAAAGCACCTGCTCTCGCCTGTTTTAAAAAATAATCGTAACGATCACCCACCTGGTCTTCGGAAAGATCATGAACATATACAATATCGATATGGTCCAATCTTAATCTTTCCAAGCTTTCTTCAATCGATCTTTTAATAGCATCTGCCGTATAATTGTGTTCAAAATCGAATGGTAAAGGATCCTGCCACATGGTTGGCGGCACTTCATCTTCAGCAACTTCCACGAAAAGGCGTCCTACTTTTGTGGACAAAACAAATTCATCACGGTTCTGCCCGTGCAGGAAGTTTCCGAATCTTCTTTCGCTTTTTGTGAGACCGTACCACGGTGATGTATCGTAATAGCGGATTCCCAGGTCCCATGCCTTTTGTAAAACTTCATAAGATTGCCCGTCGGTAAGGGCTTCAAAGGCTGTACCGATGGCTACTCCGCCTAGACCCAGCTGGTGTTTTTCCGTTAAAATGTCTGGTTTCATATACTAGTGTTTAAGATTTGGTTTCAGTATAGGATACAAACATCGTGCAGGGAATTCGGAAAGGCTGAAGGATCCGTGATAATAAATACCACAATACCGTCCTTTGGCGTTATTCTTGAAGCTTAATTCACACCACTACAATATCATTTAAAATATGAAAAAGCACATCGTCATTGTCGGCGGAGGTTTTGCAGGAATCAACCTTATCAAATCTCTTGTGAATGATAAAAGGTTCAGAATAACACTGGTTGACAAAAACAACTATCACTTTTTCCCGCCTCTAATTTATCAGGTAGCCACTTCATTTATCGAAGCATCAAACATCAGTTATCCGTTCCGGAAAATGATTTCAAAATACAGGAATGTTAATTTTCATATGGGAAGCCTTATGAATGTAGACCATGAGCACAATTCCATCAAAACAGACAGCGGTGTTCTTCAATATGACTATCTTGTTTTGGCCCTAGGTACTGAAACCAATTATTTCGGGATGGAAAACGTAAAGAAATGCTCTCTATCGATGAAAACCATTGATGAAGCACTGTATTTGCGGAATTACATGCTGCTGACCCTTGAGGAAGCTGCCCGAAATAAAAACATCAGAGAAGCACAGAAATTACAGAACATCGTTATAGCCGGAGGCGGACCGACCGGGGTGGAACTTGCCGGGATGATTGCAGAAATGGGAAGCTATATCGCTGAGAAAGAATATCCTGAAATTAAGCTCAGCCTTTCCAATATCTATTTAATCGACGCACTTCCTACTTTACTCTCGCCGATGAGCAAGATGGCTCAGGAAGCAGCCCATGAAAAACTGACGAAGCTTGGTGTGAAGATTATATTAAATGTAGCCGTAAAAGATTATATAGACCAGAAAGTAATTTTGTCCGACGGACGCACGATTGATACGGAAACCCTGATCTGGACCTCCGGAGTCATCGGGCGTGAAGTTCCCGGATTGCCTGCGGAAAGCATTGGAAAAGGAAGAAGAATACTTGTGGATGCTTATAATAAAGTGGAAGGCATGAATAATGTTTACGCATTGGGAGACATTTCTTTACAGCTGACCGATAAAAATTTTCCTAAAGGACATCCGCAGCTGGCTCAGGTGGCCATTCAGCATGCGCTGAATTTAGGAAAGAACCTTAAAAGAATGGAGGAAGGAAAAGAGCAGACTCCTTTTACATATAACAATAAAGGAAGCATGGCCATCATTTCGAAATTCAATGCGGTCGTGGATCTGCCGAAGTTTTCTTATAAAGGATTTATTGCGTGGCTTACGTGGCTGTTTATCCATATCATTCCGTTGGTTACCTTCAGGAGCAAAGCGCGTCTGGCATTCAACTGGCTGAGATTATTCATTACCAACAATCCGTCTATCCGCCTTATTTTACGTCCTAAGAAAGAAACGGGACAATATGAACAATTTTAAAGTTCCTGATATATTTCATAAATTTACGGGCCGTAACAATTCGGTTGCGGATTAAAATTTCCCGAAAGTGAATATTCATAATAAAAAAAAGTTTCTTAGCTTCCTGAAGTTTAAAAGAGACTTTCAGAAGTATGGACTCGAAAAAGCACGCAGCTTCGAAATTATCCTGCATTGGCTGAATAACCGGCTCAGCCGAAATCAGTTCCTGGTATTGTCCGGGATATTGGTCGGATGCTCGGCAGGTCTGGCCGGTGTGGTGCTGAAAACTTTGGTTCACAATATTCATCATTTTATTACGACGGAAGTTCATTTCGAGTATCAGATCCTGTTTTACGTCGTTTTTCCTTTCCTGGGAATTGTCCTGACAACGATGATTGTCCTGACGATATTTAAAGGCCAGGACCGGAAAGGAATAGGGGCTATTTTGTATGAGATTGCCCAGAATTCCAGCATTGTTTCCTCAGTAAAAATGTATTCGCAGATCGTACAGAGTGCTGTTACCGTTGGATTGGGAGGTTCTGCCGGACTGGAAAGCCCGATTGCCGTCACGGGAGCTGCAATCGGTTCCAATTTTGCACAGACTTACCGCCTGAGCTATAAGGAACGTACCTTACTGCTTGCGGCAGGAGCAACAGCGGGGATTGCATCTGCTTTCAATGCACCAATCGCCGGAATCATGTTTGCATTCGAGATCCTTCTAACGGGAGTTGTATTTACTGATTTTATCCCTTTGGTTGTAGCTGCAGTCTGCGGAAGTTTACTGTCCCGGATTCTTCTTCAGGAAGATGTGCTTTTCCGGTTTTATACCCGCGAAGCTTTTAATTATAAAAACGTTCCGTACTATCTTATTTTAGGAATCGTGACGGGACTTTATGCCAGATACTTCGTTCTCGTTTCGCAAAAGGTCGAGCATTTTATTAAAGGACTGAATATGTCCAGGCTGAGGAAAGCCATGTTCGGCGGTGCGGTGTTGTCGCTGCTGTGTGTCCTTTTCCCGCCTTTATTTGGAGAAGGCTACGACACGGTGAAAGCTTTTACCAACGGAAATACCCATTACATTATCCAAAACAGTTTTTTCAGGTATTTTGAAATTAAAAATTTCACCATCATTATTTTCCTGATCCTCGTTTTGTTGTTAAAGGCATTTGCCACTTCTTTTACCATTTTCAGCGGCGGGAACGGCGGAAATTTTGCCCCTTCACTTTTTGCCGGAGGAACGGTGGGCTATTTATTTGCGATTGTCTGCCAGCAGATCGGCTTTACGGATGTTCCGGTGACGAATCTAGTCCTGGTCGGGATGGCCGGAGCAATGAGCGGGGTAATGTATGCTCCTTTAACTGCGATTTTCCTAATTGCGGAATCCAGTTTCGGATATGACCTTTTTATTCCGCTGATGATCGCTTCGATTATTTCTTACCTGATTGCCAAGTGGTTCTCCCCTATTTCGCCTGAGTTGAAGTCGCTGGCAGATCAGGGGAAAATATTTACCAACAAGCACGACAAAAATTTATTGTTTTCGCTGAAAACAGAAGATTTTATCGACCGCTATTCCCAGGCAATCAACGAAAAAGCTCCCATCGCGGAATTGTTTGAACTGGTAAAAAACGGAAATAAAAATATTTTTGCGGTTGTAAATGATGATAAAGTCCTGCGTGGAATTTTAACGCTGGACGATATCCGGCCTTACCTTTTCAGCAATACGGAAGTTTCCGCTGATATCAGCCAAATAATGAAAGCACCGCCTGCCGTGATCCATCCGGAAAACCAGCCGCTGGAAATCCTTCAAGCATTTGATGATACCGGGGTATGGAATCTGCCGGTAGTGAATCAGAACAACATATTCATCGGATTTATTTCCAAATCGACCATCCTGATGAGCTACCGACAGCTGCTGAAAGAGTATTCAGAATAAAAGTTCAGAATGAGTTAAATAACCTAAAATAAAATCCGTCCGGAAAATTTTCCGGACGGATTTTTTGTTTAAAGTAACAAAAGGTTATTTGACATGTGAATTACCTAAGATTCAAATAAAAGCTTCCGGCATCGATTCTGTTAATTGAAATCGGATGCTTTATCAAGCCGTTCGATATCTTCACGATCCAAACTAAGCTCAGGCGCTGCGAATAAAGTTTCAAGCTGGGATTCACTGGTGGCACTTACGATGGGGGCGGTAACGAACGGATTGGCAAGAAGCCAGGCCAGCGCAACGGCTGCCGGTTTCGAATTGTGTTTGCTGCTGATTTCATCCAGTACTTTCAGTACTTCAAGGCCTTTTGGATTCAGGTATTTCCTCACACCTTCTCCGCGCTGGCTTTTAGACAGATCGGATTCATCGCGGTATTTACCGGTCAGGAATCCCGCGGCAAGGGACCAATACGGAAATACACTTAACCCGTATTCTTCAGCCAAAGGTGCATAATTTTTTTCAAAACCTTCTCTTTCCATTAAATTGAAATGCGGCTGCAGAGCAACATATTTCGGAAGGTTATGCTCTTCGGCAGTTTTAAAAGATTCTTTCAGCCTTTCCGGGGATATGTTTGAAGCAGCGATGTAACGTACTTTTCCGGCTTTTATAACTTCATCATAGGCTGACAATGTTTCTTCAACCGGAGTCTGCTTGTCATCAAAATGCGTATAATAAAGATCGATGTGGTCGGTCTGAAGCCTTTGGAGCGATTCGTCCACAGATTTTAAAATATGTTTTCTGCTGATATCAAAACCGTGCTCTTTTGTTTCGGAGCCAACTTTGGTGGCAATAACCAGGTCGTTGCGGTTGCCCCGGTTTTTCATCCATTTCCCGATGATCTCTTCGGACTGGCCGCCTTTGCCGTTTACCCACCAGGAATACGTATCAGCAGTGTCAATAAAATTAAACCCTCCTGCAAAGAATTTATCAAGAATTTCAAAAGACTGCTTTTCATCCAGGGTCCATCCGAAAACATTTCCGCCGAAATTAATCGGGGCTATCGATAAGTCGGTATTTTTAATGGTTCTCTTTTCCATAAGATTATTTTGTGATTAAATGATTAATGGTATTCCTAAAGATACTGAATTTATTTTTGAATATGTGCTGATTGCTCAAGGATAAATTAATTATGGGCTGCTCTTCAACTTCATCAGAGATCAAAATTTAATACAGTGCGCAAAAAACCTTCTATATCTTTACGTTTTAGCAATAATCAACTGTATAATCCACTCAGCTTTTTAATTTTTAAACCATTTTTACAATGTAATGTTCAAAGAAGATACTGCATATTGTATTTAATTCTTAAATTTGGCTTATGCGAAAAAACTTGTATCTGATTCTTTTATCATGTTCCCTTGTAAGCTGCTACACGTACCAGGTTAAAAAGCAACCGGCTCCTGCTGTGGCAGACAATAATACATCTCCACAAAACGGTACAGATCCTGCGGCGGCTTCTGCAAAAATGAAAAGAGCAGGGGCTGAATCCCAAAATGTAAACCAACAACCGCCTGTTCCGGTAAATGTTCAGCAGAAACTGGCTCCTAATAAAAATTTTAAAATAGATGTAGACGGCAAAAGCTATAAAATCATCGTAGACCGTTGGGAAAGCGACAGCTTAGTAGCGCATCCGGTTCATAATCCTAAGAGGACGTTAAAATTCCATAAGAATCAGATCAACGCCGACAGAATTGCCGAAAAACGATTTTCACAGCCTATTGCCGATATTATTACGATTGCTGTGTATGCCGGTGCCGGTGTAGGAATCTGGTATCTTCTGCAGTAATTCTGCTAATGAACGTTAAGATGTAACAATAGATTGATTGGCAGGCTGGGAGCAGGAAGCGGAGTGTGGGAAGTTCTCTAATGTTATACAATCAGATGGTTCTCCTTGTAAAGTTTTGTTTAAAATCCTGACTTAACGAAATCAATTTTTACCAGGATGAATGACTGAAAATAAATTAAACCCCAATAGAAATTTTAGCTTAGCTAACTGAAATACATAAAAAAAATACCGGTTTTAAAACCGGTATTTTTTTTATAAATGTTTGATTCAGATTAAATTTCTCCCATTACATACATGTTTTCCATTGTTGGAACCGGGCTGCCTCCCTGTTTTTCCAAAGTAATGGCAAATGCCTGGGCCTTCGGAATGTTGGCAAGGGCAATTTTGCTGTCTTTCTCTTCGGTATACATTCCTGCATTTACTGGTTTTCCGTCTTCGATCGCCCAAAGCTGGTACTGCATTCCTTCCGGAGCCTTCGGCAGTTTTTCTGCATCTAGGTAGACGGCTTTGGTCTTGGTATCCCAGAAGACCATAGCTTTTGAATCCGTATGTTTTTCAACGCCTTTCAGCATGACCATTTTCATATCAGGATTGGAAACCATTTCCATTTTCCTGTTCATTTTCTCCATTGCAAAATCCTGGGTTCTCTTTTCAGCCTGTATCCCTGCAATTTCTTTCTTCGTCTGCGCCTGCTCGTTCATCCAGAAAAGATTTCCGGCAATACTGATCAGGAAAAGTACCGAAGCAGCAATAGCAAAGGTCTTCCAGTTGTTGTTTCCCTGAATTTTAATTTCCTCCTGTGGTCTCGCTGCAGGAATATCCGCAGCAAACACAGTTTGTTTCTCTTCAGCAGTCTGCTCCTGCTGTATCTTAT from Chryseobacterium sp. SORGH_AS_0447 includes these protein-coding regions:
- a CDS encoding Cof-type HAD-IIB family hydrolase translates to MNMPDGNNPHDIKAVFFDIDGTLISFKTGKIPESTQNALQKLREKGIKVIVATGRSINSLHHISHLEFDGFITFNGAYCVTTSHELISRYTIDPADIKSLVRYAAESPLSYSLMYENKVEINDATPEVVGMYAHVNLPVPPVHDHENIDTENVLQANIFLRPEAEEKFMREVMPNSISSRWTPLFADVNAGGITKQLGIENFCRYFGIDTDDTMAFGDGGNDISMLKFVKIGVAMGNANDQVKEIADFVTEEVDEHGIEHALLRFGLL
- a CDS encoding NAD(P)/FAD-dependent oxidoreductase, yielding MKKHIVIVGGGFAGINLIKSLVNDKRFRITLVDKNNYHFFPPLIYQVATSFIEASNISYPFRKMISKYRNVNFHMGSLMNVDHEHNSIKTDSGVLQYDYLVLALGTETNYFGMENVKKCSLSMKTIDEALYLRNYMLLTLEEAARNKNIREAQKLQNIVIAGGGPTGVELAGMIAEMGSYIAEKEYPEIKLSLSNIYLIDALPTLLSPMSKMAQEAAHEKLTKLGVKIILNVAVKDYIDQKVILSDGRTIDTETLIWTSGVIGREVPGLPAESIGKGRRILVDAYNKVEGMNNVYALGDISLQLTDKNFPKGHPQLAQVAIQHALNLGKNLKRMEEGKEQTPFTYNNKGSMAIISKFNAVVDLPKFSYKGFIAWLTWLFIHIIPLVTFRSKARLAFNWLRLFITNNPSIRLILRPKKETGQYEQF
- a CDS encoding lmo0937 family membrane protein, which encodes MRSILWLVAVICIVVWLLGMLGVVPGMDTGYLVHILLVIAIIVVLYNLISGRRPLD
- a CDS encoding TonB-dependent receptor; the encoded protein is MKKIICAIALLSFSLAFSQETSSKIFGRLKGTSSEMTIKVTHIPTNSSFETKTNKNGQFSLDNLQPGGPYTIEVTDGANVVYSNSNVQLSLGNNDLPVVELGNREKVIDEVKLTSKRTTAAKFGVGISQAQISGLPNINRGIQDVTKLVPQSANNSFNGTNFRYNNVTIDGSINNDAIGFSPSLGGQTGTSGMPGSSTRSNSISLDAIQDVQVYIAPYDVKLGNFLGGSINAVTRSGSNNTEGSMYFYGRNAWITGKNRVGDNSKMPNSFGDYIYGGRVGLPVIKDKLFLFTNMEYTKRTDPVFYNAGDQGSLVSGSVAQQISDFVRNKYGFNTGTFDQYTNFSESSKLFNKLDWKINDKHTLSIKNNTVFSHASNLERDGANFRFSSMDFVQKNTSSSTTLELKSRFNDRLNNNLVLGYSSIHDYRDPTSQNAMFPQVEIAYNGGTILLGNDREATVFNMRQKTFEITDNLTYKAGHHTFLLGTHNELYNIDYGFVNALNGRISYKSLNDFYNSNPARIRGTYSLAGENRQDLFDNPYAHYKVNLLSAYLQDEINWGRLRLTPGVRIDYTDLPNKPVLSPKVTSSPADPYYGNTYTYTPLSQLTNDYLNKPTISPRLGFNLDLTQDRSLIMRGGSGIFVGRIPFAWLGYAYYNDGVGFGSYDYNAPTAAQLAANGDPLVSGNFPKWQNSSKVQVDLIDNNFKMPRVWRSSLAFDYTLSGYKFTLEGIYTKVLYDLKFQQVNKTDNVTYFSYDTNHEMPVYTTNINSNFSNAYMLSNTKEGYRYNVTAQLSKAYNFGLNFFVAYTYGDAKDITNGIRNSMESNWQMNQSLTPNDPKLSTSNFAIKNRIVANLGYSVPLSQSNRLSANVYFNAQSGNPFSWGFVNSTIANSGQAAGLAYIFKDATEAAKYIAPIKDASGNIVVTAQQQVADYEKFISGNDYLNSRRGKFTERNGDFTPWNIQADFRIMDEIRLSEKSKSSLQISFSIINLTNLLNKDWGKVYFVPNTFNSTASVGLTKVGNVATGQPSAGDPVYNFKTPGLPYTIDQFASRFQGQLGIRYNF
- a CDS encoding aldo/keto reductase, which translates into the protein MKPDILTEKHQLGLGGVAIGTAFEALTDGQSYEVLQKAWDLGIRYYDTSPWYGLTKSERRFGNFLHGQNRDEFVLSTKVGRLFVEVAEDEVPPTMWQDPLPFDFEHNYTADAIKRSIEESLERLRLDHIDIVYVHDLSEDQVGDRYDYFLKQARAGAFKVLSELREQGVIKAWGMGVNKIEPILDCLDSADPDICLSATQYSILEHEDAIDRLLPAVKKAGVKLVSGAGYNSGFINGRPRYNYKDVIPKGMTEKREKIEEIAKRYGTTITHAALQFVLAADEFVSIIPGASKPEQVEDNVKAWKENISSDFWKELKSEGLIYEKAQVPN
- a CDS encoding OmpH family outer membrane protein — translated: MKKLITTFSLAAGLFLTSNLVNAQQKIGHVNSDDVFNNLPEAKTAEASLDTFTKTKQGDIEKMITSYQTKLKAAQDKEKTISEANKEAVIKELTAAQTELQTLGKDIETARTKAAQDISKKQTELFTPIQQKVASTISSVAKEKGLAYVFDVASSQGSNIAYMDGGEDITPAVKAKLGVTGGKK